A DNA window from Capnocytophaga sp. ARDL2 contains the following coding sequences:
- a CDS encoding peptidase domain-containing ABC transporter, protein MLVKQHDIKDCGAACLASVGAYYGLKMPIAKIRQICHTDTRGTNVLGMIQGLEAMGFNAKGVKGGLDALPDIPLPAIAHIVVNGQLHHFVVIYKVGKGKIQVMDPAYGKMEDYTLEKFAEVWTGVLILLEPNEYFEQKDDKTSIYSRFWNLVQPHKSILFQALLGAVIYTVLGLSTSIYIEKITDYVLIDGNRRLLNLLSIGMIVILLFQVFIGVVKSVLMLQTGQKMDKHLILGYYKHLLKLPQRFFDTMKVGEIISRVNDAVKIRAFINDVAIQIFVNVFIVLFSFALMFTYYWKLALIVALVIPFYFLVYWLTNKLNKKVERQLMEESAELESHLVESLNSVRTIKQFGVETFANNKTDNQFTQLLKTIYKSVLNSLFSGNSSEFLSRIFTIVLLWAGAGYVIDREITAGELLSFYALIGYFTGPVSELIGMNKTVQNALIAADRLFEIMDLEREETTDKMELTPETIGNIEFKDVDFSYGSRVDVFQGFNCLIEKGKTTAIVGESGSGKTTLASLIQNLYPLKKGKITIGDYDINYISNYSLRTMVSVVPQQIDLFSGNVIENIALGEDVPDMQRIITIVKNLGILEFIEKLPNGFQTYLGENGSQLSGGQKQRIAIARALYKNPEILILDEATSSLDTESEQVIQATLNEFKAQGKTMIVIAHRLSTIAHADTILVMKNGEVIERGSHSELLSFDSSYKKMWEKQSGSLS, encoded by the coding sequence ATGTTAGTAAAACAGCACGACATCAAAGACTGCGGAGCGGCGTGTTTGGCTTCCGTAGGGGCGTACTATGGACTGAAAATGCCGATTGCCAAAATCCGACAAATCTGCCATACCGACACTCGTGGGACGAATGTCTTGGGGATGATACAAGGTTTGGAAGCTATGGGGTTCAATGCCAAAGGCGTAAAAGGTGGATTAGATGCCTTACCAGATATTCCACTTCCTGCTATTGCTCATATTGTAGTCAATGGGCAATTACACCATTTTGTAGTCATTTATAAAGTGGGGAAAGGCAAAATCCAAGTGATGGATCCCGCTTATGGCAAAATGGAAGACTATACTCTTGAAAAATTTGCCGAAGTATGGACAGGTGTTTTGATTCTCTTAGAACCCAACGAATATTTTGAGCAAAAAGACGACAAAACTTCCATTTATTCTCGTTTTTGGAATTTGGTTCAACCGCACAAAAGCATATTGTTTCAGGCACTTTTGGGGGCGGTGATTTATACCGTTTTGGGACTTTCCACCTCTATTTACATCGAAAAAATTACCGATTATGTCCTCATAGACGGCAACCGAAGATTGCTCAACTTGCTGAGTATCGGAATGATAGTAATTTTGCTATTCCAAGTTTTTATCGGAGTGGTAAAATCTGTTTTGATGCTTCAAACAGGGCAGAAAATGGACAAACACTTGATTTTAGGCTATTACAAACATCTTTTGAAATTACCGCAACGATTTTTTGACACAATGAAAGTGGGAGAAATTATTTCTCGTGTCAATGATGCGGTAAAAATCCGTGCGTTTATCAATGATGTGGCGATTCAGATATTTGTGAATGTGTTCATTGTGTTGTTTTCCTTTGCCTTGATGTTTACCTATTATTGGAAACTCGCCCTCATTGTGGCATTGGTGATTCCGTTTTACTTTTTGGTGTATTGGCTTACGAACAAGCTCAACAAAAAGGTAGAAAGACAACTGATGGAAGAAAGTGCAGAGTTAGAATCTCATTTGGTAGAATCGCTCAATTCGGTACGAACGATAAAGCAATTTGGCGTAGAAACTTTTGCCAATAACAAGACGGATAATCAATTTACCCAACTTCTCAAAACCATTTACAAATCGGTTCTGAACTCACTTTTTTCGGGCAACTCATCCGAATTTTTATCGAGGATTTTTACTATCGTCTTACTTTGGGCAGGTGCTGGTTATGTGATAGATAGAGAAATTACCGCAGGAGAGTTATTGTCTTTTTACGCTTTGATTGGCTATTTCACAGGTCCCGTTTCGGAATTGATAGGAATGAACAAAACCGTTCAAAATGCCCTTATTGCCGCCGATAGGTTGTTTGAAATTATGGATTTGGAAAGAGAGGAAACCACTGATAAAATGGAACTTACCCCTGAAACCATAGGGAACATAGAGTTCAAAGATGTAGATTTTAGTTACGGTTCCAGAGTAGATGTTTTTCAAGGGTTTAATTGCTTGATAGAGAAAGGAAAAACCACCGCCATAGTAGGCGAAAGTGGTAGCGGAAAGACCACTTTGGCATCATTGATTCAGAATTTATATCCATTGAAAAAGGGTAAAATCACGATTGGAGATTACGACATCAATTATATTTCCAATTATTCGCTTCGCACGATGGTTTCCGTAGTGCCACAGCAGATAGATTTGTTTTCTGGCAATGTGATAGAAAACATCGCTTTGGGCGAAGATGTTCCTGATATGCAACGCATTATAACTATTGTCAAAAACTTAGGAATTTTGGAATTTATAGAAAAATTACCCAATGGTTTTCAGACCTATTTAGGTGAAAATGGTTCGCAACTTTCGGGTGGACAAAAACAACGCATTGCCATTGCCCGTGCTTTGTACAAAAATCCCGAAATCTTGATTTTAGATGAGGCAACTTCTTCCTTAGACACCGAATCTGAACAGGTGATTCAAGCAACTTTAAACGAATTTAAAGCCCAAGGCAAAACGATGATTGTCATTGCCCACAGGCTCAGCACCATTGCCCACGCCGATACCATTTTGGTAATGAAAAACGGCGAAGTGATAGAACGAGGCTCTCACTCCGAGTTGCTTTCTTTTGACTCTTCCTATAAAAAAATGTGGGAGAAGCAGAGTGGTTCGTTATCTTAA
- a CDS encoding glycosyltransferase family 4 protein: protein MKPIKLIRTTTIPQALKILLRGQHRFMREKGFEVVGVASNHQDLIDVANAEGIRTIAVDMERHIRPFKDLISLWKMYCVFRKEKPTIVHSMTAKAGLLSMLAGKMAGVPIRMHTFAGLMFHAKKPLKRKIIITMDKVLCWAATNVYPEGEGIKREMITHNITSKPLKVLANGNVNGINTSYFCPTQITEKQKNELRSQWEISESDFIFIFVGRVVGDKGINELVQAFTNLTNHLPIVAIGTPTNNLKLLIVGGKESDLDPLHPNTIKLINENPHIKEVGFQEDVRPFFAIANALVLPSYREGMPNAVIQAGAMELPSVVSDVIGCNEIITHNFNGLIIPPKDIKKLEESMCHLAQNTELYNRLKANCRKPIVNRFEQEVVWNAILEEYHRLLKERGMS, encoded by the coding sequence ATGAAACCCATCAAACTCATTCGCACGACTACTATCCCTCAAGCATTGAAAATATTGCTTAGAGGTCAGCATCGTTTTATGAGAGAAAAAGGCTTTGAAGTGGTTGGTGTTGCTTCCAATCATCAAGACCTGATCGATGTGGCAAATGCCGAGGGAATCCGCACGATTGCTGTGGATATGGAACGACATATTCGTCCGTTTAAGGATTTGATTTCACTGTGGAAAATGTATTGTGTTTTCAGAAAAGAAAAACCTACCATCGTACATTCGATGACTGCCAAAGCAGGTTTACTTTCTATGTTGGCAGGTAAAATGGCAGGTGTACCTATTCGTATGCATACTTTTGCAGGATTGATGTTTCACGCCAAAAAACCTTTGAAGAGAAAAATCATCATCACGATGGACAAAGTCTTGTGCTGGGCGGCTACCAATGTCTATCCCGAAGGCGAAGGAATCAAAAGAGAAATGATCACTCACAATATTACTTCAAAACCGCTAAAAGTATTGGCAAATGGCAATGTAAACGGAATAAACACGAGTTATTTCTGCCCTACTCAAATAACCGAAAAACAAAAAAATGAATTGAGAAGTCAATGGGAAATTTCCGAAAGTGATTTTATTTTTATTTTTGTAGGGAGAGTCGTTGGGGACAAAGGAATTAACGAGTTGGTTCAAGCGTTTACAAATCTCACCAATCACCTTCCGATAGTAGCTATCGGAACACCAACCAACAATCTCAAATTACTGATTGTCGGCGGAAAAGAATCAGATTTAGACCCATTACATCCAAATACGATAAAGTTGATTAACGAAAATCCGCATATAAAAGAAGTAGGATTTCAGGAGGATGTGCGTCCGTTTTTTGCGATTGCCAATGCGTTGGTTTTGCCAAGTTATAGAGAAGGAATGCCCAATGCGGTTATCCAAGCAGGAGCAATGGAATTGCCTTCGGTTGTATCTGATGTTATAGGTTGTAATGAAATCATCACACACAATTTCAACGGTTTGATTATTCCACCCAAAGATATAAAAAAATTAGAAGAAAGCATGTGTCATTTGGCTCAAAACACTGAGCTTTACAATCGATTAAAAGCCAATTGTCGTAAACCGATTGTAAACCGATTTGAACAAGAAGTCGTTTGGAATGCTATTCTGGAAGAATATCATAGATTGTTGAAAGAAAGAGGGATGAGTTGA
- a CDS encoding polyprenol monophosphomannose synthase, translated as MQKIVIIPTYNERENIQDIIRTVFQIEQGFHILVVDDNSPDGTADLVKQLQTEFPNELFLLQREKKNGLGRAYIAGFEWSLQHQYDYIFEMDADFSHNPNDLQKLYEACVQGADLSVGSRYITGVNVVNWPLSRVLLSYIASMYVRWITGMEVMDTTAGFVCYKRSTLEKINLKKVQFIGYAFQIEMKYRTYAKDLTIKEIPIIFTDRTKGQSKMSAGIIKEAIFGVLKLRIKKLFNRL; from the coding sequence ATGCAAAAAATCGTCATTATTCCTACTTATAACGAAAGAGAAAATATTCAAGACATTATTCGAACAGTTTTTCAAATCGAACAAGGTTTTCATATTTTGGTGGTTGATGACAATTCGCCCGATGGTACTGCCGATTTGGTAAAACAACTTCAAACCGAATTTCCTAACGAATTATTTCTTTTGCAAAGAGAGAAAAAAAATGGTTTAGGCAGGGCGTATATTGCTGGTTTTGAATGGTCTTTACAACATCAATACGACTATATTTTTGAAATGGATGCCGATTTTTCGCACAATCCCAACGATTTGCAAAAATTATACGAAGCCTGTGTGCAAGGAGCCGATTTATCGGTAGGTTCGCGTTATATCACAGGGGTAAATGTGGTCAATTGGCCGTTGAGCAGGGTGTTGCTTTCATACATAGCCTCGATGTATGTGCGTTGGATTACGGGTATGGAAGTGATGGATACTACGGCAGGTTTTGTATGTTACAAACGCTCGACTTTGGAAAAAATCAATTTGAAAAAAGTGCAATTTATTGGATATGCTTTTCAGATAGAAATGAAATACCGAACTTATGCCAAAGATTTGACAATAAAAGAAATACCGATTATTTTTACCGACCGTACCAAAGGACAATCCAAAATGTCGGCAGGAATTATCAAAGAAGCTATTTTTGGCGTACTGAAATTACGAATTAAAAAATTATTTAACAGATTATAA
- a CDS encoding DUF4296 domain-containing protein produces the protein MKLYIYRILSLLVLSCSKITQPSNLLPKDKMAELLAELAIYNSITNYYFSTDTIYVIGNQKDIFAKYGIDSLSFQEQHHYYKTRMEEYSEIIDETKKIISSQLELAEKEVENTKMFDIDEFLEIKTDPLLEEEIDALSNSITKKRELTKLFNSVKEIKENPNP, from the coding sequence ATGAAACTCTATATTTATAGAATACTAAGCCTTTTGGTGTTGAGTTGTTCAAAAATTACTCAACCCAGCAACCTTTTGCCAAAAGATAAAATGGCAGAATTGTTGGCAGAATTGGCAATTTACAACAGTATTACAAACTATTATTTTAGTACGGATACTATTTATGTAATTGGAAATCAAAAGGATATTTTTGCAAAATACGGCATTGATAGTTTGTCATTTCAAGAGCAACATCACTACTACAAAACTCGAATGGAAGAATATTCAGAGATAATAGACGAAACAAAGAAAATCATTTCCTCTCAATTGGAATTGGCTGAAAAAGAGGTTGAAAACACAAAAATGTTTGATATAGATGAGTTTTTAGAAATAAAAACAGATCCTCTTCTAGAAGAAGAAATTGACGCTCTCAGCAATTCAATTACGAAAAAAAGAGAGTTGACCAAATTGTTTAATTCAGTCAAAGAAATAAAGGAAAATCCTAATCCATGA
- a CDS encoding zinc metallopeptidase, with translation MGFLLMGIMMLASWYVGHMLKKKFEKYSKTYLSNGMSGAEVATKMLHDHGIYDVKVISTPGRLTDHYNPMDKTVNLSEAVYNERNAAAAAVAAHEVGHAVQHATAYKWLTMRSKLVPVVSIASNLVSWVLLAGIFMLQTFPQLLLIGIGLFAMTTLFSIITLPVEYDASNRALKWLQAKNIVNQQEYAGAKDALTWAARTYLVAALSSIATLLYYVMIYMGRRD, from the coding sequence ATGGGATTTTTATTGATGGGTATTATGATGCTTGCCAGCTGGTATGTGGGTCATATGCTAAAAAAGAAATTTGAAAAGTATTCAAAAACATATTTGAGCAACGGAATGAGTGGGGCAGAGGTAGCTACCAAAATGCTTCACGACCACGGAATCTATGATGTAAAAGTAATTTCTACACCAGGTAGATTGACCGACCACTACAACCCGATGGACAAAACGGTAAACCTGAGCGAAGCTGTTTACAACGAAAGAAATGCGGCGGCGGCGGCGGTTGCAGCTCATGAGGTAGGACACGCAGTACAACATGCAACTGCCTACAAATGGTTGACGATGCGTTCAAAATTAGTACCTGTGGTAAGTATTGCATCCAATTTGGTTTCTTGGGTGTTGCTTGCAGGAATTTTTATGTTGCAAACTTTTCCTCAATTATTGTTGATTGGTATTGGATTGTTTGCAATGACTACTTTGTTTTCAATCATCACTTTGCCAGTAGAATACGATGCGAGTAACCGAGCATTGAAATGGTTACAAGCTAAAAACATAGTAAATCAGCAGGAATATGCTGGTGCAAAAGACGCCTTGACATGGGCTGCAAGAACTTATTTGGTTGCTGCTCTATCTTCAATAGCCACTTTGCTTTATTATGTAATGATTTATATGGGTAGAAGAGATTAA
- the pth gene encoding aminoacyl-tRNA hydrolase: MNKYLIVGLGNIGAEYVNTRHNIGFKAVDYLANEANQSFQTAKLGDIAEIRVKNKILLLLKPNTYMNLSGKAVKYWMEKENITPDRILVITDDLNLPFGTIRMKGKGSDGGHNGLKNIQALLETTQYPRLRFGISDDFAKGKQVDYVLGDWSSEEINQLKERLQLTAEAVKEFALAGLNNAMNKYNGK, encoded by the coding sequence ATGAACAAGTACCTCATTGTAGGTTTGGGAAACATTGGAGCAGAATATGTCAACACTCGTCATAATATTGGATTTAAAGCTGTTGATTATTTAGCCAACGAAGCCAATCAAAGTTTTCAAACAGCAAAATTGGGTGATATTGCAGAAATTAGAGTTAAAAACAAAATCCTTTTGTTGCTAAAACCCAATACATACATGAATCTTTCAGGAAAAGCGGTAAAATATTGGATGGAAAAAGAAAATATCACTCCAGATAGAATATTAGTCATCACTGACGATCTAAACCTCCCATTTGGCACAATTCGTATGAAAGGTAAAGGATCAGACGGCGGACACAATGGATTGAAAAATATTCAAGCTCTTTTGGAAACCACTCAATATCCACGATTGAGATTTGGTATTTCCGACGATTTTGCCAAAGGAAAACAAGTAGATTACGTATTAGGCGATTGGTCTTCAGAAGAAATCAATCAATTAAAAGAACGCTTGCAACTAACAGCTGAGGCTGTAAAAGAATTTGCTTTAGCAGGATTAAACAACGCAATGAACAAATACAACGGAAAATAA
- a CDS encoding HlyD family secretion protein, which translates to MKLKIYQLLLLFLFIAIGVLFIVEVPVSVSSRGVIRSQSENTPIVSAVSGRVVFNKLEKNNQAIQKGDTLLIVTTEQLDTQKSLTHSQSADFQAQLSDLSKLVNGNYSGLQTGLYQREVSAMQERIAQVQSQLALATKDLERATTLYHQGVIAKAEYDKYFHDHQGLSRQVASIREQQVAQWQTQKRETERQLRALGSEIQKINQEQKNYVVTAHSSGHLVGFTGIKEGSFVAQGQAVGEISPKENLLAECLVLPKDIGFVKLGQEVKFQIDTYNYNQWGLLDGKVSEIDQNITSNQQTGEAYFRVLCKMNSDFLQLKNGYKGQIGKGMTLTARFHLTDRTLWQLLFDKIDDWMNPNLMSNEQ; encoded by the coding sequence ATGAAACTAAAAATTTACCAACTTCTTCTCTTATTTTTGTTCATAGCCATTGGAGTTTTATTCATCGTAGAGGTTCCTGTTTCCGTTTCTTCTCGTGGGGTGATAAGGTCTCAATCCGAGAATACGCCAATCGTTTCGGCGGTGAGTGGTAGGGTGGTTTTCAACAAGTTGGAGAAAAACAACCAAGCCATACAGAAAGGAGATACTTTGCTCATCGTTACTACCGAGCAATTGGACACTCAAAAAAGCCTTACCCATAGCCAAAGTGCAGATTTTCAAGCTCAATTATCAGACCTTTCTAAATTGGTCAATGGTAATTACTCGGGTTTGCAAACGGGTCTTTATCAACGAGAGGTTTCTGCGATGCAGGAGAGAATCGCACAGGTGCAGTCGCAGTTGGCATTGGCAACCAAAGATTTGGAAAGAGCTACTACGCTTTACCATCAAGGGGTGATTGCTAAGGCAGAATACGATAAATATTTCCACGACCACCAAGGGCTGAGCCGGCAAGTGGCAAGCATCCGCGAACAACAAGTAGCTCAGTGGCAAACGCAAAAAAGAGAAACAGAAAGACAACTCAGAGCTTTAGGCTCGGAAATTCAAAAAATCAATCAAGAACAAAAAAATTATGTGGTTACTGCTCATTCGTCTGGTCATTTGGTTGGCTTCACAGGTATAAAAGAGGGTAGTTTTGTAGCTCAAGGTCAAGCTGTTGGAGAGATTTCTCCCAAAGAAAATCTATTGGCAGAATGTTTGGTTTTGCCCAAAGATATTGGTTTTGTAAAGTTAGGTCAAGAGGTTAAATTTCAGATAGATACCTACAACTATAATCAATGGGGATTGCTGGACGGTAAAGTCTCTGAAATAGACCAAAATATTACCAGCAATCAGCAAACTGGTGAAGCGTATTTTCGGGTACTTTGCAAAATGAACAGCGATTTCCTCCAACTCAAAAATGGTTATAAAGGTCAGATTGGCAAAGGGATGACGCTCACCGCAAGATTTCACCTTACAGACCGTACACTTTGGCAACTTCTTTTTGATAAAATCGATGATTGGATGAACCCTAATTTAATGAGTAATGAGCAATGA
- a CDS encoding GNAT family N-acetyltransferase: protein MIRFAKPEDAEEVAPLMFQAMEDIVYKIIGKNNKNEGILFLKQLFESENNQYSYQNAIVYVENEKILGSIVFYDGGKLISLRKPVLDLAEQRFGNKVQMEDETQTGETYIDTLSVAPQTQGKGIGTKLLHYLINYVQQHQLPKLTLLVDTTNPNAKKLYSRLGFVEVGEQTLAGGTYLQMVYRK from the coding sequence ATGATACGATTTGCAAAACCAGAAGATGCTGAAGAAGTAGCTCCGTTGATGTTTCAAGCAATGGAAGACATTGTTTATAAAATCATTGGAAAAAACAATAAAAATGAGGGAATCTTGTTTTTGAAACAATTGTTTGAAAGCGAAAACAATCAATACTCCTATCAAAATGCTATAGTGTATGTTGAAAACGAAAAAATATTGGGTTCGATTGTATTTTATGACGGAGGAAAATTAATTTCATTGCGAAAACCTGTTTTAGATTTGGCTGAACAAAGATTTGGGAATAAAGTACAAATGGAAGACGAAACTCAAACAGGCGAAACCTATATCGATACGCTAAGTGTTGCTCCTCAGACGCAAGGAAAAGGTATTGGCACAAAACTTTTGCATTACCTCATCAATTATGTACAACAACATCAGTTACCTAAGCTGACATTACTCGTTGATACCACCAATCCCAATGCTAAGAAATTGTATTCCCGTTTGGGTTTTGTTGAAGTAGGAGAGCAAACCTTAGCAGGTGGAACATACTTGCAAATGGTTTATAGGAAATAA
- a CDS encoding TolC family protein: MRKITFITILLTSFLLNAQKKWTLEEAVEYAMKNNLQIVYNQQLYEYEYKNVQIAKNDYLPVVSSNFNNVLRLGQTQGFQGGIGRNDNYSNELSVSANLLIYNGGRLKKNVEKKQLDVEITKQTIEIVKNDIHLQILQQFLSINLNKELLKIRQSALENAEKILERAKITTTVGTTSRTVLAEAEATVSSEKQKLKQAEIDIKRSLFKLAQILQLKDYQYFDIEEEVLEEKIIPYSLNQTIEIALANHPTIKSAEFKIKSAGKQTEIVETAYLPMINFNAGVGSFYYNSLVTNITGIDAMGNYIKEATMFTQFKNNFFQQMGVSVSIPIFNKGNTKVQVAQSKINEDIVKQNLAIKKQELIENIQKVYFDMESHFQTMMSAIETEKSTALALDFAEKSYEAGKSSIYDLNIARNNFITAKSSVVQAQHNYIFNLKILEVYMRGEDL, translated from the coding sequence ATGAGAAAAATTACATTCATTACTATTCTATTGACTAGTTTTTTATTAAATGCTCAAAAAAAGTGGACATTAGAAGAAGCGGTCGAATATGCTATGAAAAACAATTTGCAGATAGTTTATAATCAACAGTTATATGAATATGAATATAAAAACGTGCAGATTGCTAAAAACGATTATTTGCCTGTGGTTTCTTCAAACTTTAACAATGTGTTGAGGCTTGGACAGACGCAAGGTTTTCAAGGGGGAATCGGAAGAAACGATAATTACAGTAACGAATTGAGTGTGTCGGCAAATTTGCTTATTTACAACGGTGGAAGACTGAAAAAGAATGTTGAAAAAAAACAATTGGATGTAGAAATTACTAAACAAACGATTGAAATTGTAAAAAATGATATACACCTACAAATTCTACAACAATTTCTTTCTATTAACCTCAATAAAGAATTGTTGAAAATCCGTCAAAGTGCGTTGGAAAATGCAGAAAAAATCTTGGAAAGAGCCAAAATTACCACAACTGTAGGGACAACATCACGAACGGTTTTAGCCGAAGCCGAAGCTACTGTTTCTTCCGAAAAACAAAAACTGAAACAAGCAGAAATTGACATAAAAAGAAGTCTTTTTAAATTAGCACAAATACTTCAATTGAAAGATTATCAGTATTTTGATATTGAAGAAGAAGTGTTAGAAGAAAAAATAATTCCTTATTCATTAAATCAAACCATAGAAATAGCTCTTGCCAATCATCCCACAATAAAGTCAGCGGAATTTAAGATAAAATCAGCGGGAAAACAAACCGAAATTGTAGAAACCGCCTATCTTCCAATGATAAATTTCAATGCAGGTGTAGGATCGTTTTATTACAATTCATTGGTAACAAATATCACTGGGATTGATGCGATGGGAAATTACATCAAAGAAGCTACAATGTTTACTCAATTCAAAAATAACTTTTTTCAACAAATGGGCGTATCAGTTAGCATTCCCATTTTCAACAAAGGAAACACAAAAGTTCAAGTGGCACAATCCAAAATAAACGAAGACATTGTCAAACAAAATTTAGCCATAAAAAAACAAGAATTGATAGAAAATATTCAAAAGGTATATTTTGATATGGAGAGCCACTTTCAAACAATGATGAGTGCAATAGAAACAGAAAAAAGCACAGCATTAGCTTTGGACTTTGCAGAAAAAAGTTATGAAGCAGGAAAAAGCAGTATTTACGATTTGAATATCGCAAGAAACAATTTTATAACAGCGAAAAGTTCTGTGGTTCAAGCCCAACACAACTATATTTTCAATTTGAAAATTTTAGAGGTCTATATGAGAGGGGAAGATTTATAA
- a CDS encoding malate dehydrogenase: MKVTVIGAGAVGASCAEYIAMKNFCSEIVLVDIQEGLAEGKAMDLMQTASLNHFDTIISGCTNSYEPTKDSDVIIIASGVPRKPGMTREELVGINATIVKDVISSALQYSKNPILIVVSNPLDTMTFLAHKVSGLPNNRIIGMGGALDSARFKYRLAESLKAPISDIDGMVIGAHSDTGMVPLISKATRNGVPVSHFLTNEQQEYVIKETKVGGATLTKLLGTSAWYAPGAAVASIVHAIACDLKKIYPCSTLLEGEYNTFNVCVGVPVIIGKNGIESIVDIPLTEDEKTAFDNAVLAVKDIYKDLKV, encoded by the coding sequence ATGAAAGTTACTGTAATTGGAGCAGGTGCTGTTGGTGCGAGTTGTGCCGAGTACATTGCAATGAAAAATTTTTGTTCTGAGATTGTTTTAGTAGATATCCAAGAAGGATTGGCTGAGGGAAAAGCAATGGATTTGATGCAAACAGCTTCACTCAATCACTTTGATACAATTATTTCAGGTTGTACAAACAGCTACGAGCCGACAAAAGATTCTGATGTAATTATTATTGCGTCTGGAGTACCAAGAAAACCTGGAATGACAAGAGAAGAGCTGGTAGGAATCAATGCAACTATTGTAAAAGATGTAATCTCTAGTGCCTTGCAATATTCAAAAAATCCTATATTGATAGTTGTATCAAATCCTTTGGACACTATGACTTTTTTAGCTCACAAAGTGTCTGGATTGCCAAACAATCGCATTATAGGAATGGGAGGAGCATTGGATTCGGCTCGTTTTAAGTATCGCCTTGCAGAGTCTCTAAAAGCTCCAATTTCTGATATCGACGGAATGGTAATTGGTGCTCATTCTGATACAGGGATGGTACCTTTGATTTCAAAAGCAACAAGAAATGGTGTACCTGTTTCTCATTTTTTGACCAACGAGCAGCAAGAATATGTGATTAAAGAAACAAAAGTAGGTGGAGCCACTCTGACAAAGCTATTAGGTACTTCGGCATGGTATGCACCTGGAGCCGCAGTTGCGAGTATCGTTCACGCAATTGCTTGCGACCTCAAGAAAATCTATCCATGCTCTACACTACTTGAGGGTGAATACAACACCTTTAATGTATGTGTAGGTGTGCCAGTAATCATAGGAAAAAACGGTATTGAATCTATAGTTGATATTCCTCTAACAGAGGATGAAAAAACAGCTTTTGACAATGCCGTATTGGCTGTAAAAGACATTTATAAGGATTTGAAAGTTTAA
- a CDS encoding four helix bundle protein — MKNDVVHTKSKSFAIRIVNAYKFLTSDKKEFILSKQLVRSGTAIGALVRESEFAQSKKDFLNKMYIALKETNETQYWLEILHETDFLKTSEYNSLSADCIELIKLLVSITKTTKNKLD; from the coding sequence ATGAAAAACGATGTAGTACATACGAAATCTAAATCGTTTGCAATTAGAATTGTGAATGCTTACAAGTTTTTAACTTCTGATAAAAAAGAATTCATCTTATCAAAACAATTGGTGCGTAGCGGTACAGCTATTGGTGCTTTGGTTCGTGAAAGTGAATTTGCACAAAGCAAAAAAGACTTTCTAAATAAAATGTATATTGCTCTAAAAGAAACCAATGAAACACAATATTGGTTGGAAATTCTTCACGAAACCGATTTTCTAAAAACCTCTGAGTACAATTCCTTATCCGCAGATTGTATTGAACTGATAAAACTCTTGGTATCAATTACCAAAACCACGAAAAACAAGCTTGATTAA